One Oryctolagus cuniculus chromosome 7, mOryCun1.1, whole genome shotgun sequence genomic window, agagagagggagagacagagagaggccttccatccactgattcactccccaaatggccgcactggccggagctgggccagtctgaagccaggagcttcttcaggtctcccaccctggtgcagagacccagagacttgggccatcttctcctgctttcccaggccatcagcagggagctggatcagaagtagggtagctgggacttgagctggcgcccatatgggatgctggtgctgcaggcagatgcccaacccactgtgcctcagcaccggccccagattgCTTTCTCTTAATCCTCAGTTCACAGTTTGTTTCTAAAATCATTTTCTTGTTCTTTGTGATTGGAGGGTGGGTGAGTTTTACCCAGTTTCGGGTATCTTCGCTCTAGTTGCTaatctcctctctgcctgcttaGGCTATGGCTTTGTGGAATTCTTGAGTGAAGAAGATGCTGACTATGCCATTAAGATCATGAACATGATCAAACTCTATGGGAAGCCAATACGAGTGAACAAGGCATCAGCTCACAACAAAAACCTGGATGTCGGGGCCAACATTTTCATCGGGAACCTGGACCCGGAGATTGACGAGAAGCTGCTTTACGATACTTTTAGCGCCTTTGGGGTCATCTTACAAACCCCCAAGATCATGCGGGACCCTGACACAGGCAACTCCAAAGGTTATGCCTTTATTAATTTTGCTTCATTTGATGCCTCGGATGCAGCAATTGAGGCCATGAATGGGCAGTACCTCTGTAACCGCCCCATCACCGTGTCTTATGCCTTCAAGAAGGACTCCAAGGGTGAGCGCCATGGCTCCGCAGCTGAACGACTTCTGGCAGCCCAGAACCCACTCTCCCAGGCTGATCGCCCACATCAGCTGTTTGCAGATGCACCCCCTCCACCCTCTGCTCCCAACCCTGTGGTATCATCACTGGGGTCTGGGCTTCCTCCACCAGGTAAAGCTTTTGGTTCGCAAATACGTTTGTCTTGGGGCTGCAGTGAGGAGAACAAAGAACCTGGAAAGGGAAGATCTCCTGAGTCAGTGGGTGATGAGAAGGGAGTTAggaggtggtgggtgggaggggtgtgaAGAACTCTGTCGGGCTTCTCCAGGGAGGTAGGATTATTTGAGTAGTGCAACATGGCTTGTGACCTTAGAGCACTGGGAGGAGGGGGCAAGAACTCACCCTGCATAGACAGGTCAAACTGGGACAGGTTCTTTAAAGGCATTCTTTGCCCACCGCCATTAATCCTTCTTCTGATTTCTATATAGGCATGCCTCCTCCTGGCTCTTTCCCACCCCCAGTGCCGCCTCCTGGAGCCCTCCCACCTGGAATACCTCCAGCCATGCCCCCCCCACCAATGCCTCCTGGGGCTGGAGGACATGGCCCTCCATCAGCAGGCACCCCGGGGGCTGGACATCCTGGTCATGGACACTCACATCCTCACCCCTTCCCACCAGGTGGCATGCCCCATCCAGGTAGGTGTTCTTGGCTGGGAAAGGGAGGGATGTGCGTGAACGAACAAAATGCTCTCTTTAGTTTACTACTTACCACCTGTCCTGTTGTGTAAGTCTTTCTGCAGAGTAGCCTATACTTGCTGTTTGTTTGTTCCCTGTTGTTTCCCTTCTCTCTGACTCAACCCCAGAGCAGTGGTCTAGGGGATACTTCGACTTCTTAGATGGTTTGCCCTCTGCTGTATTTGAAACTAGCTGTGTACTCCTGTTTGAAATTCTTGTCTgtttttttcatctgttttttgGATTCTCCACCTGACACCTCAGTTTCAGTCAATTTGATAAACTGATTTTTCTCTGGGTCTAGATTAAGTATACACTGATGTCTCCTAGTCTGTATCTCTAGTTCATGATTATTAACAATCTAAATCCATAATCCTGTTGCTCAGTGGACAGATCCACTTTTGTACCTCTCCCCttcagacctttctctttttaaaaaaatacgtgtaggggccagcgctgtggcacagcaggttaacaccctggcctgaagctccggcatcccatataggtgctggttctagtcccggctgctcctcttccaatacagctctctgctatggcctgggaaagcagtggaagatggcccaagtccttgggctcttgtacccgcgtgggagacccggaggaggctcctggctcctggcttcggatcggcacagctctggccattgcagcctattgaggagtgaaccatcagatggaagacctttctctttctctgcctcttttctctctgtgaataaaaagaaaaaaaagaaaaaaaaaaacaaaaaaaacctagggagtccaaatgGATTGTGCGCTCACCTTTGCCTCTCTACTGAGCCGCcctcctggcctgcccaggtgtaattcTCTCTTTTCAACcttgtaacctcgctctcccccagtttCAGCGACTGGGCACTCTGTCTCTTCCgttcaaaaaaaatttctttatgtaattatttatttgaaaggcagagttacaaagaagatgagacagagaaagagagcttccatctactagttcaaatggctgcaatggccagggctggatcaggccaaaaccaggagccaggaactccatttgtgtctcccatgtgggtgagcaaggacccaagtacttggaccatcgtctgcaGCTTTCCCGGGCTCACTAGcagggatctgaagtggagcagtcagaacttgagcCTTtgctccatgtgggatgctggagttaccAGCAGCTGCttgacttgctgtgccacagtgcggggCCCTCCCCCTTCAAACCTATTCTATAAGTCTTCCGTATTTTTCAGGTGCATAATTCATGAGTCTAGGGCTGTGTTTGATTATTCCCTGTCACCTCACTTCctgcttttaaatattaattttatttatttgaaaggcagaactacagagaaatcaatcttcatctgctggtttactccccaaatggctgcaacgtcctgggctgtgccaggccaaagccaggagccagaagcttcatctgggtctcaaactggcgcccataaggatgccagcattgtagacagcacttaacctgctgtgccacagcactgcgcCCTCGCCTCACTTGTCATACGAACTCTTAGACTTGTGGTATCTGCCTCCCCTGCCAGTGCCCTAGTGCAAGCTCTTAGTCCCTTGTTATTTCACACTTAACTGTGCTGATCTCTTGCCACTTTGATTACAGTGTTGTCCTGAATCTATTTTCCCAGATGTTTTTCCGCCAGGTATTCAGATACCCTTTCTCAAAATTCTGTTGTGCCCTTCTACCTGCagagtaaagcttccccacacaCTCAGTACCGTGGCTTTCAGGGCGTTTCCTGATCTGGTCCTGCCATCACCCCCATAGCCACTGCTCCAGATTATTGCTGAGTTACTGGTATTTGCCGAGACGAGACGTCTGTGCTCTTTGACACGCCTGTGATTCTCAAATGCTCACCTTTCTGCCTTGGACAGTTTGTTTCCATGTTCTCATCCTCCTGAAACATTCTGTCCTTTAGGTGGCTGTTGGGGCAGCCTGTCCTGTCAGTGGAGTAATCCCTCCAGTGGTTACACACTTGTGCATTACTATTCCAGTGCCTGGGTCATTGAGGAACCATGACGTGCGGTGGTTTGTCCTGttggggtgggagcagggacaGGAGCACCTTGGATTTTCTAGCCCCTTCTCTTCCtgatgtcattttctttctcatgtTGCTCTCTTCTCCATCTTTGTTCTCTTCCTGATTTTCCCCTTGTCTCTTATTTTCACAGGGATGTCTCAGATGCAGCTGGCCCACCATGGCCCTCATGGCTTAGGACACCCCCATGCTGGGCCCCCAGGCTCTGGGGGACAGCCACCACCACGCCCACCTCCTGGAATGCCTCATCCTGGACCTCCTCCAATGGGCATGCCCCCCAGAGGACCTCCGTTTGGATCTCCCATGGGTGAGTGGGCTGTAGCCTCCTCCTGTCTGCATATGTATCATTCTCACAGCTTTCTTTGTCAGCTTTCCCAtgcctgttcttttctttctcacgTTTCTTTAAGTCACTTTTTCCTCTTCCCACAGGTCTTCCAACATCAACTGTCTCCTGTAACTCACTGCTACTAATTTCTGTTTCCCTTTTTGCAGGTCACCCAGGCCCTATGCCTCCACATGGTATGCGAGGACCCCCTCCACTGATGCCGCCTCATGGGTACACTGGTCCTCCACGGCCCCCGCCCTATGGCTACCAGCGGGGCCCCCTTCCTCCACCCAGACCCACTCCCCGGCCTCCAGTTCCCCCTCGAGGCCCACTTCGGGGCCCTCTTCCTCAATAAACTCCAATTCTCCTTCCTATTATTTTCAGCTGAAGTTTTTTCGATTCCTTGGACCAATCAGAGTTGCTGTAGCTAGCTTCTCTGAGCTCtccatttttaatgtaatttttccccacaagatttttccttttttatgttgGTCCTAAGTGTTTTGCAAATGcacatggaaaataaaactgtACTTGTTTATTCTTTGTGGTGTTATCCTTGGCAAAgtaacttttctctttttctccaagAAGTGTCGGGTCTTGTGAGAGAAATGGTAAGGATTCTGTGATGTGCCGTTGGAATAGCTGGTCTCTGAGGTGCCCTGGAGTGGCTATTTCCTTGCATAGAGCTTATCTCTAGTTTATCCCATGGGGTCCCAGTATCTCGAACATAAGAGTATTATAGTAAGATGAGAAAAGAAGTAAGATGCCTAGAGATAGGCTGGCATAAATAGCAAGTAGAATGCACAAAGCTGTTCATTGTAACTCTCTTTGTGGTAAGAGGAGATTGGTAACACCTCACATATCCATCTGGTTTGACAAATAACAACACTGCCTGGTGTTGGAGGCAGGCTGAGGTCGGAGCTGGTTCGGATCATAGCTTTTCAACTCCTCCACAGTGAGGTACAGAACCATTGGAAACATCGAGGTAAAGGAGGAGAGCACTTGGGGCTGCAGGTTCTTGGCTcggaattccagctgctctagCTTGACGTGCTAAGTAGATATTCAGGCAGTGGTGTTGAGAAGGTAGACAGCGATTCTGAGGGCGGGCTTGATGGGGAGGTCTGGACTGGAGGGAAATGTGGGGAGCATGTGTTTAAATAGCATGCTCGTAGGACTGCCTGAGCGGAGCGAGAGAGTAGGTGAGAAGGGTCACAACTAAGCCCCTAGGGCCTCTTCAGTGGGCCCAGGTAAGGGGGCTGTGGCGCCTGAGGAAAATGATTATCTTCCCCCAGAACTTAAAAGTGCTTCTTCCAAGAGTACAAGATTTCTATTTTAGCAAGTAATGAATCAATAACGGGGAGTAGCGAAGTcccctggaagaggagaaatggCTCCCTCCTTGCAGGACTTGGCTATAACCTAATTGcaatattaacatttaaataaagaatGTATCAACCTCAAGGGCCAGCAAGGAAAGCCTAGTAAAGGCAGAGTCCCTGAGGCCCAGTGGGCAGAGCCATTGCAAGTACCAAGTACCACCCTGGAAAGCGCGCTTTAGCCATAATTTTATAGAGGTCCAGGAGCATTGGCAAGGCTGCCTGCAGCACGGAGGTGAGGATATAGAGTTGTTGCCAGGAAGTTTTCTGGACCCgttggcatttggggattgtggggaaattaggcacacgagGCAATTCAAAGGTGGGCAGTATCCAAAGTCGAGAAGGTAGACAGCGATTCTGAGGGCGGGCTTGATGGGGAGGTCTGGACTGGagtcgtttaccaccaaagctgattggccgtGCAGCATCATGGGAGGTGACGACAACTGATGAccagtgtacagacatatgggtggtcctgtaaaaagtcgccctgtaaaatgactttttaagtaattggttggtccttatgccctgccccagtaatcctgcggTCTTGTTTTAAAAGGCATTGCTACGCATGCAATAAATGAGTTCTTGCTTACTTGACTTGACTCCCTGCTGCGTCTGACTGACCCCGGGATGGGGGGGTAGGGCTGGGGAACCGGCGAGCGGCACACTTAgctttcttcggacccagtccatccttgtttgggtggactaagaccctgcaggGGATGGCGAGATGCCATTAAAGATACAGATACTCCAGTTCTGTCGTCGGGGCATTTATACATTGACATTGTCATTCTGATTTGGCTTCAAGGAGAAAAGACACATAGACATGAATTTTCAGTCTGGTTGACAGTAAAATTTTCATGGTGGGCTAATCCATGTTGTGGCTTTACATTTTAGTAAATGGTGAATTTTGTTCGCACACATGAGTATTTCCGAGACCCAGCTTTGGAGCCTATAAAACGTAGGCCTGCATCTCTCTCAGTGGTAAATTCAACATGGCAGATGCCCCCCGTGAGATCCCTTGGGACACAGCCTGTGAACCTTTTCCACGTCATATATCCCAGCACTCTGAAACTTCCGCATGGAATGAGGATCACATACTGTTAGATGTGAAAAGGATCGGATGAAGCATCCAGCCCAACCTCTCCACTTcccagataagaaaactgagtttCGCAGAAGTTAGAGAGCTTGGAACCGGTGCATTTGGCacaagggttaagccaccacttgggatgtgtgcatcccatattgggatgcctggttgagtcccagctacttgacTTGtaatccagtttccagctaatgtgcactgtgggaggcaacagatgatggctcaagtacttgggtcacccatgtgggagacccagattgagttctaggctcctggctttggcctggctgagccctagATGTTGacaggcgtttggagagtgaaccagcagatgggagacccccccccccctttccttctctgtccttatgtttttcaaataaaatgaaaaatacatttttaaaaattaaaatgatataaaCTAAAAagctataggaaaaaaaaaaagtagagaactTGACCAAGAGCTGACAGCTTGTTAGAAGTGAGAACCCAGGTCAGGCCAGCCTATGCCAAGGCCCTGCCTGCAATAGGCTCGCTCAGGATGTACAGCCCCAAACCACCCCTGTAGCCTCTCATTGTCCCCGGAGTAGCCGTGGTCCCCCAGTGTCACCAAGTAGTATGTCCAGTTTATTGGTACAGGGACAAAGGAAAGATAGAACTGAAACCAATTCACGCCTGTCTGCCTGCAAgtgggtggcgggggggggggggggagtgagagtgagagtgagagtgagagatagagaggccGGGCTatgatggagggagggagtgaagcaAAGAGGAGAAGGGCTTTGTGGGGGctcctgtttaagtccttggagCATGAATGGCAGGGGCACTCACTGCCAGATCTGCAAAAAGCCCCTTCGCTTCTGCAGTCCCCATCCCTGCTGCACCCAGTGCCCGGAGGAGCGGGCTGAAGGAGAGCTGGCAGGGCTCCAGCAGGCTTGGCCTCCGGCTGTGCGCGATGAAAGCCACACCTTGTTAGCCCCGCCATCTCCTAAACACCCAGGTAAAGGTGGAGCACTCTCCTTAggggaggaggctgtgggaaAGGGGTTTGCCTAGGAGCCGTGGAGCCCGTGGAAGGCGGGCGTTTTGCAGAGAGCAAGAGCCCCTGACCCTCGTGGGTTCTGCCACACTGGGTCGGGGGTGCCCAGGAAGGGGCTGccttctcccccacctccctgtctGTGCGCTCCTCTTGTTGGCGTCACGATTTCTGTCTTTCCTTACTTCAGGGTTGACTGGGAAGGGGCTGCGAAGGGCTGTTGGGCATTTTCTGCTGTAGCCGCGACAGTCTCCTCTAGCCCCTCATCTTTCTCCACGGTGCCCTGGGTCCCTCCATCCTCTTTGCTTCGCCCCCCCAACAATGGTCTCTCCCGCCGCTCAGTggcgcggggagggggggggcgcggaggcggggccgggggggggggcaggtctGCATTGCCGCTTCCCCCGGTGCCCGAGCAGTCGCCGCTGCCGCCTCAGCCCGCCGCCCGGACCCCCGCCCTCTCCCGGGACCAGCTGGCCGGGGTAGCCCAGCCCAGGTGAGACCCTGCTCGCAGCCTCTCATCTCCACCCCGCCCTGCCAGAAGCATCCTTGCCTTGCCTTGCAGCCATTTTACCCTCGGATGCTTTGCTAACGGGGAGGGTGACAGTCCCCGCTccaagggtggggtggggggtggtttgAAGGTAGACGTTTATTTCAGAGGTTGGGCTGTTCAGGATAGAAAAACGTATGCGTATATGTGTACATTtattatgtgtgcatatatatggcGAAATGGGAGGAAGGGGTATATTTTTTCTCCATTCGCCAAGTCCCTACCTCCTCTGAAGATAAGTGAGGTGGGGGGGTTGTTAGGTGGGGTGGGGTTCCCTCAAACTCCAGTTCCCCCCTCATCTCATCCTCCCCTCTTTCTGCCCCCAGCCATGAATGAGAAATGACCTTGGCTGGGGCCAGGGAATGGATGCTGCCTTGGTCAgctggcctggaccaggctgggtGGGGGCATGGAGGGAAGGGGGCCGAAGAAAGCCCCACTGGGGGGGGCAGAGATGGAACAGACCAGGTGTTGGGGGCacggatggggtgggggaggggggttgaGTGACAGTGGGCACTTGTCCAGAGCAGCCCCAGGGTGCACAGGTGCTCAGAGGAGCAATTCTGTGGGTTATAGGGGCTCATCCTTTGTACCAGAGCTGAGGAGATGGgcgcagtgggggtggggtggggggtcagcGCAGAGGCTGTGTCTGTGCCcctgcccggggaggggggggtctCCCGcatccctgcccctctgcctgcctccccgtGTGCATTCCTCCTGTGCTTTCTCAGCTGacaccttcattttttttctctcaggctGTGGATGCTCCCCTTTTCCTAGCCCCTGGGGTAGGCTGTGGGCAAGAGAGACGCAGTCTTGTTCTTTGGGTAGGGGCTGAAGCCCAGTCACCCAGTTGCAGTTGGGAGGGGGCTCCAGCACCTTCTACCCCCCCCCCATGCCACCCTTGCATTTGATAAGTGGCTGCTTCCTACTGACCTTGtccctggggctggaggggaCTGGGTGACAAGGTCTGGATGGCCCTCTAAGTCAGGGGCTTTGACTGGGCAGTGGGGGCTCTGGACCCCCttacccagggctgggcaggttgTCCTGAAAGGAAGTGTTTGCCCAGGAGTCGCTGCCCCCTTCTGCCCTCTGCAGAAAATCTCCTGGGCACGTTTTTCCGGTCAGGTGAAGCCAGTCAGCCTTAAAGGGCTGTGCAACCCTGAGTCTCCTCTCCTCCAACCTCTGCCTCCCCAAGTCTTGTCTCTCTCCCACAAGGCTCagccaccctgtgctgctttgGGGGCTAAAAATAGCATGACTGCCTCACCAGCTCAGAGAAtgtgtctcctttctctgcctcctggccGGGTGGGCCCTGGGGGAGCCGCGGGGCGGGCGTCGCCGCCAGGACTCTCAGTGTCAGCAGGAACAGGGCCGGCTCCTGGtggtccctctgcctccctcgggGTTTGAGGGGCGATCTTggtggggaagagagggaaggccAGTGAATTGTCACACACTGGGGGGATCCCCCAGCTCCCTGTCTTTCGTGGGGGATGGTAGGGCCCTGAACCCTGGAGGAAGGAAGGTGATGTGGGGGTCACTGCTCTGGGTACCGTGGTCCAGTGCTTACATTTGTCCTGAGGGGGGAAGGCTCTGCTTGCCAGTGCTTCTCTCTGGAACCACATAGCATTACTTACCCTCTGCTAGGGAGccgggtgcgtgtgtgtgtgtgtgtgtgtgtgtgtgtctgtgagagagagagagactgaatgaAGGCCCTGGGTGGGCAGAAGGAGGCAGGATAATTCTAGGGCTGTGATCTCTGATTGGAATCTGGGCCTGCTTCCTCTCTTCTACGAAGGAAGGGAGGGTTATCCCAAGCCTTCTCCTGAAAGGTGTCTCGTCCAAGGAGGCCCAAGGCCCCCTTAGCTGTACGCCAGCCTCCTACGCAATGCAGTATTTGTGGACTCCTTTTCCTTGACTCCTGGAGAAGGAGCAGAAAGGATTAAGGAGGATTAAGGAGGGAGGCCCTGGAGGAATGAAGTACAACCATAGACCTCAGGTTCTCATGATGGAAACAAATGCGTTTGATCATATAgttagaggggagagagagagagagagagagagagaggagagagagagatcgatcttccatctgttccatctgttggttcacttcccaaatgtctacaacagccaggattgggccaggtggaagccaggtgacaagaactcaatccaggtctctaacatgggcagcagggacccaagaacctgggccatcatctgctaccttcccaggtgctttagcaggaagctggatcagaagccaaggaaccagtactcaaaccagcacccctatatgggatgctggctcccgaagggtagcttaactcactgttccACCATTGCCTGCCTCAGTGCTGGTACCCTCTGTGGCTGCCCTTAAAGGGCATCCAGTGACAGCTTGTGTTTTGGTCCTTGTGGCGGAGGACGGGGCATGTCACTCCATTGCCATCACCAACCGGCAATAGCCACTATTTATTCCTTGCTTTCTACGTGCCAGGCTCTGTGGTAAGGAGTTTATTGCATTGTGTCACTTAAGCCTTACTTTCCCCTTTCTAAataagaggaaactgaggcttgcaTGCTCAGAAGCATGCCTGTGGTCACTTAGCTGCTAAGTGCTAAACCCaagcctgcctggccaggtgtgcCGGGCTCTTACCCACTTGGCTATGCTGGGAGGAGACCCCTCAGTGGGAGGCTTACACACGTGTAAGCAAAGGCCATGAAAGTCCAACCTTCAGATGCCCACTGTGGACTGAAGACAACAGTAGGAGGCCTTCTTCTCCTACTCCTCTTCCTCAAGCTCTGCCCCCAGCAAGCAGCCCAGACCAGAATAGCACAGGGAATTCTGGTTCCtcgtgttttctgttttgttctttgcaGATCGGTAGTAAGGCAAGGGGTCTGAACCGGGCGTGGGGCAGGGGATCAGGGAGCGGGTTCAGGGGAGGTGATTGCGACTCTGTAGCATTCCCCATGGTTCTAGTCCCCAAGGTCAAAGGAAAGGGACCTACACTTGAATGACCCATGGATGGCCCAGAGAGTCACCCCTCGTTACCGAGTGGGGCCCTGAGCAAGGAGGCCAGCTCTGCACTGCAagacttcctctccctcccccttgtTTTTTTCCTTAGGTCTCCGGAGGCCCCTGGGAGAGACATAGGCAGCCCTGCCTGAGTTGTGGCTCCGCACCTTCTCCTCACCACCtggctcctcttcccctccccagctccccactccttctctccctgccccatccGCCCTGCTGAGCCGGGTGTAGACGGaagctctctgctctcccctcctAGAGACTCACTGGCCAGGTCCCGTTTCCCCCTGTTCTGTGCACCCAGATCCTGGAACACAGAGGGGAGGGATCCTTTTGACTCCACAAGTCCTTAAGCAGAAAGACTGAAGACCGCGGAGAGCAGGGGCGTGCCGGTGAGCTGCCCCACAGCCCCATCATGGAAGAGGGCTTCCGGGACCGGGCAGCTTTCATCCGCGGGGCCAAGGACATCGCCAAGGAGGTGAAGAAGCATGCGACCAAGAAGGTGGTGAAAGGCCTGGACCGGGTCCAGGACGAATACTCGCGCAGATCCTACTCCCGCTTTGAGGAGGAGGACGATGACGATGACTACCCTGCCCCCGCTGATGGCTACTACCGTGGAGAAGGGGCCCAGGACGAGGAGGAAGGTGGGGCATCCAGTGACGCCACTGAGGGCCACGACGAGGAGGATGAGATCTACGAGGGGGAGTATCAGGGGATCCCCCGGGCAGAGTCAGGGGGCAAGGGCGAGCGCTTGGCAGATGGGGCGCCCCTGGCTGGAGTGCGGGGAGGCTTGAGTGACGGCGAGGGCCCCCCCGGAGGCCGGGGAGAAGCGCAGCGGCGGAAGGAGCGGGAAGAACTGGCTCAGCAGTATGAAGCCATCCTGCGGGAGTGCGGCCACGGCCGCTTCCAGTGGACGCTCTATTTCGTGCTTGGACTGGCTCTGATGGCTGATGGTGTGGAGATCTTTGTGGTGGGCTTCGTGCTGCCTAGCGCCGAGAAAGACATGTGCCTGTCCGACTCCAACAAGGGCATGCTGGGTAAGACGCCTCGGGGGTATTCCAGCTCTTTCCTGcctccaactctgtaaacaccCTTCCTCCTGGTAACTGTTCCAGGCTTACCGCTGAGCTTCCTGGGGTCCGGTTCCCAACATGTTTCCAAAGAGTTCTGCACACTCTCCCCGCTGGTCCCTGACCCACCCTCTTCTGGGGTTGGGTCTTGGTGAAATCGCATTTGacagaggggcctgggctggTGGCTGC contains:
- the SF3B4 gene encoding splicing factor 3B subunit 4 yields the protein MAAGPISERNQDATVYVGGLDEKVSEPLLWELFLQAGPVVNTHMPKDRVTGQHQGYGFVEFLSEEDADYAIKIMNMIKLYGKPIRVNKASAHNKNLDVGANIFIGNLDPEIDEKLLYDTFSAFGVILQTPKIMRDPDTGNSKGYAFINFASFDASDAAIEAMNGQYLCNRPITVSYAFKKDSKGERHGSAAERLLAAQNPLSQADRPHQLFADAPPPPSAPNPVVSSLGSGLPPPGMPPPGSFPPPVPPPGALPPGIPPAMPPPPMPPGAGGHGPPSAGTPGAGHPGHGHSHPHPFPPGGMPHPGMSQMQLAHHGPHGLGHPHAGPPGSGGQPPPRPPPGMPHPGPPPMGMPPRGPPFGSPMGHPGPMPPHGMRGPPPLMPPHGYTGPPRPPPYGYQRGPLPPPRPTPRPPVPPRGPLRGPLPQ